In the Dysidea avara chromosome 14, odDysAvar1.4, whole genome shotgun sequence genome, GGAAAGTTTTCTGTCTATACACTCGAACAAATATCATACCAACACACTTATGAATAATTAATTCACAATAACTATTCAGTGCTCAGTGATGTGGCTATATGTGATTACGTCCTAATGTGACAACCAAGGCAATTTGAAATACTCAGACAGGTTGGTAAAGAGTAATGTATAGCTATGTTGCACATATGCATATTTGAGGGTGGCTCCTACCTTGAAATAACAATTAAGGAATGTATACTGCCTCCCTACAAAAAATGGTACTTTTGTCTGCTCAGTTCCCAAATACTCAGAAATTGAAGCTAAGCAATTGTACTAATAGGGAAAAACAGCATGTCAGAGAAGGATATTGTATTCTAAGTTATGCTAGATAGACTCATGCACTGTATGCTATACCAGACAGTGTATTAgtttatatgtagctacattataATCTATATCATACACATTGGACCACATTCATGTATTGTAGGTTTTATTTAACCACAAAAGGAGTTAAGCTGAGTTCAAAGGTCACACAGAAGTACCTACAAATGATATACACAAGACATATGCACATCCACAATTTTAGTGGTTACACAAAAATCTACATATTGTGAGATTGCTAATGATGAAGTAGATTGTACAGAAATATATTATTGAAACTATAGGACATTTTATGAAAATAATGTGATTACTGATTCATTCAAGTCCATGATTTCATGATTTCTAGTGTGGTTTCAGTTTTGGATGAGGCATACAAGATTTCCTAAGCCCTCAGGACATTCAGGATTGTTGACAGACTGAACTATATATGGAACCGGCATTACTCCATTAggtttgagccaattatgctggcattatactCTTGAGTGCtgctcaaaaatccagtcaaaattatgctttcaaagattatgctctagagttggctgttttattagagtatatcagcctttcctgactactgtattagattGAGTGATTGCTCTCTGAGTATCCCAATCTTATTTCCACAAAGTGTGAATATTCAGCCAAGAAAGATATGAAATATAGTGTTAAGGtttagtgtgttcatgttttgctatATTTTTGGCATACACATTACgcaaaaatcttgaaaatcatctATAATATTCTGGCATAATGTTTGATGTTtaatatgcttgaaattatgctggaataatttcaacaacttaatttcaataatttcaacaacttaATGTAAcagctttaaacaggctgtaggactaggtgtcctagagaccttcagcacttgtactgcaAAGCCTTAatgaataatttaaaaaataaaataattggtgcaagcctagtAACCACAGATGCAAGACTAGTACAGTTTGATGCAAAATGGTACGTTTGATTTCTGCTGTAGCTTCATGTGATGTTTAAGTATCAAGTGTGTATGACATGAATGCCTGGCTGATTGCATGCAGTATTTATGTGAATTATCGGTTCAGAAAAGACAAGTTAGAACCACTAGAATGGCTGGAAGTATGAGTATGTTCTTTACTGTTTTAGTGATACATTTTTAGGGGAGATATTTTCAAGTGGGTGGCTTTACTAGCTGTGTCAAAGCTCTCAATTCTACTCACGGTGACATCCAATAAAAATACAATGTGGCAACAGCTATACATCTGTCTTCCTATGTCAAAGGAATTCAGCTGAAGGTATAATAAGTACTAGTGTTAGTACTTATTATGAAAGTGTTTACTGTATTATGATTTTGACAGTTGGACTCATCTTGATGTCACCTGTATAAGAAAGACACAAGACGTGATCAAATTAAAGTGATGCTTAGTTTCAAGCTACTGAAGAACAGTGACTTTACTTATCAGtatttattctaggatttctcggGGAATCAAAAATTTTGGGAGTGATTTCTacacaattttggaaaatcagtcttaatgtcacatttgacaactcaaatatttatgaccaaaatTAAGTTTTCCAAACAATAATTAATCAGCTTTACAATGGTTACAATTATTAGTCAATACCTTGAATTCTGATAAATAATCTAACAGGTGCCAAACTGTCTTAACAGTAACACGGTGCATTATAaacttctaattatttcacacatgacattaagactggttttctaaaattgggTTGCAGATAGTCAGTTATTTAAGGTTGTGTCATGAGTATTGATTTGTGAAACCAGATCCTATGATAGGATCTGATTGCAAAAACAAAGTATAACATGGTAAAAGAATTCTTACAAGGTTGTACAGAATCTTGAGAGATTAGTGCAAAGAAAAGGCTTCTTGCATCCAAAAATCTTGCAAGGTTGTGCAAGGAGGCAAGATCTTGTCAAGAATTGGTGCAAAATAAGTCATTAATCATTATTCCTGGGAAGTCACTTCAAGTTTATAGTTAATGTCTAATTGAGTactaatataattactgtatacaACAGTATGCAGTTGTACTTAAAATGGGTTCTGATCTGTTGAAGTTTGGCATAAAAAGGTTTTCCACCAGTTTCCAAACTTTATTTAGTATAGATATAGCCTATTTGAAAAGATCCTTTAGATTTTTGAGGAAATTTCTTATGTACACTTCAACAGGGTCTGAAATTCTCTTACTCACATAACAAGTACAATAGCTCAGTAGCTGCATGCAAAAtaattgagacactctaatgtGCAGTCATATAAATACTTTTAGTTCGGTGTAAATCACATGAAATATTTTACATGAACATTTTTatcatgtaaaaaaaaatttacaacATAGGCTCACATGCAATGGTAATGATATAAATGTACTAGTAGATAAACTAAAATTAAGAGTTATGCAACTACCATACAATATATTGGATTAATAACTTCTTCAAATGTATTCTGTGTGCATGTTATTATGCCTACAGTATTACAAAAATTAAATGCCCTTATTATGATATACAAATTATACGTATCGTAAGTGTGCAACTATTACAAGCTCTGACAAAAAGAAATAAGGTACAGTGGATATGCCTTGTCATTCGAGTATGTAATATAAATTCTTGATCCAGCACTCACACCATTTACTGTATCATAGCAAATCTTCTCAGAGGATTCTGTTGGCTTGTATGGAGGCAATCGAAGACTCTTATTAGGAGAAGAAACATAACTATCTCCAGTCAGAACTACTGCAAGAAATATCTGCTTCACTTTACCCTGGATGGTGTCCAGACCATGACTCTCTGTTTCGTAAGCATAACTATAAGAATATCTGGCATCTTTTGCAAAGTAATTTCCTCTGCCCCACATTCCTTGGTGGCTAAATCTCATGTCAAAACCTTCTTCAGACTTATAAATCTCTTCTGGGGCAGTAGATGATGATCCATGGAATAGTTCTAGTTCATTTACTCTTTCTGGTCCTTTGTAGCTCATCCGTTCCTTGTGCTGACGGTATTTTTCCCACAAAAATTCATTTTGAATGCGTTCAATGGAGACCAACTTTACTAATGGTATTGTTTGTTTGATACGATTCAAAATCTTATTCCACTCCAATGATCCCTCAGTGACAGGCTTTAGCTCGATGGGATCAGTCTGAGGTTCCCATTCTGATGGTTTAGAAGATGACTGTTGTACAGGAGTactagtggtagtagtagtagctaaTACTTGATATATTGCAGTAACAGCTCCTTGTACACACTCTTTATAACCAGTGATGTTGTATTTTGCTTGACTACTGGCAGAACTGGCAGATTTAATTTCTACCCTGTAATCTTGCATGATCTGTTTAATGTGTTTGTTCAGAGTTGGAATCATTCTATGCTGAACAGTGATTGACTTTTTTGAAGTAAGGAGTTTAATGGCTGATTGTAATTTCGTCTCTGCCTGTTTAATATCACTGGGCAAGCCAAAAATTAGAATCCTTGATTTATTAGTACTAGTTTCATGGCAGGTAACTGCAGACATATTGAAAATTCGTTTAATTTCAGTTTTACTGCATGTAACTTCATTTAACTGTGTCATGTCAGGAAAGTTATTCTTAACACTTTGACCATTAATTTTCAAAGCAAAATGAGTTCCTGTAACATAGCTGGCTTCCATTATTAAGGATTCAACTCCTTGAAATTCCTGCCATGTTTGTTGGTCATTTTTGAACATCCAAACATGCTCATTTGTGACATGTTTTACTTTTCTAACTTTATTTGTTTTCGTATTTGTTTGAGTCATTGATTTAAAGTCTACTATGTAATAAAATTTTCCAATTTTCATACTGCAAGAAGTATCAGTTAAATATTTTTGTTTCAAAAATCTATTGTATTCTGCTTGGTATAATCGATACTTACCATTATCATCTTCCCAAAGCCATGCAGAAACAGTTTTCTTTGGTGTATTTTGTGTATTATTAAGAGCAGGATGATCACATGATGGTTTTGTCACAGTGTATTGCTCAGATCTAGACATCAACTCAGTTTGAAAACTATTTGCCATATCAACAGGAAGAACTACTCGCACTGTTTTGATAGAACAGGATTGCTTGCTAAACTTGTACATAGCAGAAAGGCAAGCTTTAGCTAGAACATCCATTGGAAGGTCACTGTCAATACAGCTGATGAAAGGCAATGATACTGATGTTGCTTTGAAACTCTCTACTTTAGTCAAGCTGTCATTAACAGCAGAAGCAATGGTacttttttcacaacttttacCGTCTATCCATTTTGGTAATACTACGTGAATTACCTTCTGATTTTCACCTTGACCACATTGAGAACTAGCAGCATTCTCCACTGACACTGGTCTCCCACTTACTGGTTCACATTTGGCTACCACAGTTTTCAGCTCTTCAGAAGCAGTGAGATTTTCATCTGTAAAGTTAATGAACACATCACTGTTCTCCAATGCAATACTTCCTTCACAAatctctacagttatatcacAACCAGGTACACTGGCTGATGACAATACTTCAGGTTGAAATTGTACTGTGAGTGACACTGGTAGATCACTTTGTAATTCTTTACACAACTGAACAAACTCAGGTGATCTCAATGCAGGACGTGAGAGGTAGTCTACAGCAAGTTCTGAACAAGTTATATCACCTTCCATAGAAAatatatatttcaaaaaatgAGGTTCAGCTTTCTTAACAGCAGCTTCAGTTCCCTTCACTTCAATACCACCACAAGGATCAGTTACCAACTTGATGGTAAGGACTTTATTACTCCTAGCTATTTCTTGAACTTCATTCCAGTGCAATTGCATCTTCTTGATAGAAAATGAATACTTAACTTCATAAAATTGTTTGACAATTTTCAGTTTATTTTTTCCAGAAATAATAAACGCTTCAATAATATTTTGTGCCTCTTCTGCTTGTGTGCAATAAGGAGAGACAATTACTATATCATAGTTGCTCACTTCACAATGATATATCATGTCTTTTCTCAATCCAATTTCTCCTGACTTTAAACCTTCCTTAACTATTTTAATGCCTGTTCTATCTGTGGATATAACACATTGCTTGACACTGCCATCAATTGTTTGAGCATGGGAAATTACGTCATTCACCTTCTGTACATCTTCACCAACTACAACTATTTCATATGTGATAGTGTCACCTGATGCTGAAGTGATTagctctgtaaagagttcatcatcatcatcagagaTTTTAGTGTAGATGTCTTCCCAACATTTCTTCCACATTAATAAATACTTTCCATGCTCACATTTGTGTGaatttattataattttatttaatGTTTCTTTTATTTCTTTCAAAACTTTCCTAATGTTGTGCTTCTTACCTTGCAGTTTCAACTTTGGAGATGAACTTACAAACTTTTCAACTTGTATATTGTGAGCTTTTAACAGTCCTGTTTTATGTAGCTGCAGAAATTTCAACTGTGCAGCAGTTATTTCAATGTAATCGACTAGCTTTAGACTAGATGATATGTGTTGCTTGAGTGATTGATAGCAATCATCAGCATCTTTTTTAGTCAATGCATGTAACACAACGCCAACTTGATTGTGTCGTAGTTCAATCCTTACTCTGTATGGATTACCAATAGTAGGGAGATCCTTATCAGCATCTTCATCTGCTATGCATTCAAACTCATCTTCAGTAAGGGGAAAGAAGTAGCTTTTTGGATCAAGGCTCTGCAATGTAAGGAAATGTTGTATAACAATATGCATGTACAGCGGAACCTCGATTCTCTGAACTAATTGTggggaaagggtgttcatataatcgaatagtatgtaaaatcaaacatatatatcatacagtatgatagtactgtatagtagggaccacaaaggagtaggcgtggtccacgaaataacatctCGCAAAAATCAGCCTCGATTTCCCCTAAcgacaagctttcagatcagcccaaaacactttcaacaagttgctatataTGGAATtactttaaaaattatttaacggaattttctagtgatgactgactgactgaatgagtaactgactgagtaactgactgatgccttcagacaagcataactcaataacggctaaggctataaaCTTGACCTTCTCACTGTTCGATGAcgcttcggcccaacaggtgccttttggcataccgcagaacgtacaatacattcttcatggacttaccagtgtcctcctttgtgtcccattcatttttgctgacagcaaaaagtgtcgatttggcggtagtacgtgatggcttccctttgctACGGAAATTATCCAtgttttcatagtggctattttgattgcagaggtgcttttcaaacagttctcgattcatactgctgtgtattGGGTTGAATATAGTTGACAACAaaatgtaatggatacttcacttttcagatgataattgatataactggaccattctttctttcagtatgcatggattgcagaggtgcttttcaaacagttcttaatttgtaatactgtgtaacgggttgaacatagctgacaatgaagcataatggatatacttcacttttcagacgataattggggcacatggtgccatttcagatgtggtaagcgtgggttcaccagtcacaataattatttacaaaagaaagttaacaaacaactacatggaattttcaactagagtagaaaacatagcacatcaataaaaagtactgaaacaagctggaatagtgcacaatattgaatcacagtaaaacaataagaagtgttatccctactgtgctcatcaAGTTAccgtaatggaaatgcacaataggggatataacacttcttattgttttactgtgattcaatattgtgcactattccagcttgttttagtactttttatcgatgcgctatggtccctactctagttgaaaattccaattttttctgtgtacttgtatatacagAACtttgctcaaatactctaataaagcatacacttgttgacaaaataccctaattgagcagtaAATTATTTTGGTGTTCAGATTAGCAAGAGTTCGGTTAATcagtgttcggataatcaaagtTCCACCATATGTATATATTCATATCGTAATTAGCATTTGTTTGTGAGTTCcatgtaaaatatttaaaatatttaGGTATGACATTAAGTATAAATATTTTGGCTTTATGTTTGGTTGGTATGTCTTATTCAGGTAACAAGATATGGGATCAGCTACACATTTTATTGCACTCAATACAGCACAAAACAAATAGCCACACTTACAGAAATAACTTCACATGCTTCCTTGAAGTCATCATCATCAGTACTGTACACCTTGGTGTAAATCATCACTGTTTCAGTGGGTGTATATCTCTCACTTTTACGAACTATGAAGCTGTACACAGCTACTCTGAATTCTTCTTCAAGGGGTTTCCGTACGAACTCATCAATTTGTGACAAGAAACGTGAATGGCACCTGCTGCTAACAGCTTTCACCTGAAAGACATTAAGTAGCTCTTGACTAATGCACTTTATGCCATCAGCTACTGCTTTAGAGGGACCAGTGAGTCCAATAGAAACTGGAGAATCCTTTACCATTATTGATAGTGATTTTGAGAGTAAAGATAGTAACTTTTTGGCTTTCTCAGTTGGTTTCACAAACATGATATGTCTTAAAAACTGCAGCTCTTCTTTAGAGAAACTGAGGGTTACTGTTGTAATTGCAGAATCATCAATTTCTTTCTGCAGCCTTTTAAATGCGGTACTGACTTCTTTCTCTGCATAACCTTGTATCACAATTTTACTGAGAGAAACCTGCAGATAAACGGAATGCATTGACTGAATTTCTGTAATGCTGTCTTGTAGTACATCCATAATGTCTGCTGAAGGCAATTCTAGTGCTTGTTTGCATGGAGTTGTTTCTAATATATCAATGGCATGGTTTATTTCATCAACATATATTGAATGCACAATGAACACATCTATGTTGGCATTTCTGTTACTCAACAAAATAGGGAGCAACCTTTGACCATTAGTGTTACACACCACTACAGCTATTCCAACCTTCTTAAAATGATTTATAGCAACTATCGCCAGTGATGTGTCCATATTGCAGGGGAACTCCCTGCTTTTACATAATGCCACTTGCTCCATGACATATCCATAAGCTATATCAATTTTTTCTCCCAGAAAACGTAGGCAATTTGAATCTTCAACAAAACCAGTGACAGTCACACCAAACTTACATGCAATATCATTCACAAGGTTTGGCAAACATGTGATGAGAACAAACATTTTATACCTGAAAAGAATTTGTGCAAAATATAATAACAAACAAAAAGATACAGAACTGAAGATTATAAACACAGACTAGACAAAACACTGTGATGCTTGTGTGGGACTTTGCGTATGTACTTAAGAAATAGAGTAGCTGTATATCATCACTAGGTACATCTAACATGTGATAACAACTGCAGCTGCTAtcacaagttgatgttgtgttacttctAAAACCAGGTACCGTGCAGTTAGTTGAGATTATTATTTGATTAGCTAATTTGTTTATGCTTGCTGTACTCAAGCAAATTAACCTTAAAAAGCAAAACTTGCCTTCCTAGAAGTTTACTACAAGATCTATGCAGCCTTCATTCCTCACAATCAGGTATAGCTCATGTGGGTATGGAAAGACAAacatacatagatacatacatacatacataattacatacatacatacatacttacatacatacatacatacgtatgtacgtatgtacgtaatgtacacacatgcatacatacatacatacatacatacatacatacatacatacatacatacacacatacatacatacacacatacatacatacacacatacatacatacacacatacatacatacacacatacatacatacacacatacatacatacacacatacatgcatacacacatacatgcatacacacatacatgcatacacacatacatgcatacacacatacatgcatacacacatacatgcatacacacatacatgcatacacacatacatgcatacacacatacatgcatacacacatacatgcatacacacatacatgcatacacacatacatgcatacacacatacatgcatacacacatacatgcatacacacatacatgcatacacacatacatgcatacacacatacatgcatacacacatacatgcatacacacatacatgcatacacagatACATTCATACacagatacatacatacacacatacatacatacatacacacatacatacatacacacatacatacatacatacacagatacatacacacatacacacatacatacatacatacatacatacatacatacatacatacatacatacatacagacatacagacatacatacatacagacatacatacagacatacatacatacagacatacatacatacatacagacatacatacatacatacatacacacatacatatatacacacatacatacacacatacatacatacatacatacatacatacatgcatacatacatacatacatacatacatacatacatgcatgcatacatacatacatacatacatacatacatgcatgcatacatacatacatacatacatacatacatacatgcatgcatacatacatacatacatacatgcatgcatacatacatacatacatacatacatacatacatacatacacgcacacatacatatgtatgtatgtacatgtgtacgtactgtacacacatacatgtatacatacatacatatgtacaaatgtacgtatgtactgtacacacatgcaaacacatttttttgaaaaatgattgtagGAAGCCAAGAGCTTGTCTGAAGTAACACTTACTCTAACAATGGCAATTCCTGGTAAATCTCTTTGAATATCTTTTTCCTGACCTCCAATACAAACACTTGAGGTCCCATAATAGATACTGATCGGTTTCTGCAATCCAAATCAATCTTGACCTCTGAATAATCAGATATTAGTTGTGAGATGAAGCTTGTGTCATCTTCATTGACATGTGTAAGTTTATTCCAattatttgaagtcaatgaTGGTGATGTAAATTCATCTAAAGAACTCAAGATTTCCTTATCAAAATCATCAAGAACTTGTTGATCAATGCCAGTCACAATAACAGAGTTCTCACTCCACTCAACATCTCCACCATGTTGTTGTAGTTCAGTTATCTTATCAGCTAGTCTTGCCTGTACATAGTGCTGAAGACTGTTGGACATTGATTTGACTACTGGGAAAACTGGAGCATTTAGCCTAGCAGCAATAGATGTGTATTCATTCATCACAATCAAATGTATGTATGCtcatgaataaataataattgaattttgaatttgaaaaatttatATACATTTACCTATAGtgcaaattatatatacatatttacCTATAGTGCAT is a window encoding:
- the LOC136244736 gene encoding uncharacterized protein, whose translation is MSEQSKRRMQRKSQPSTVGDSRKARDSSASNEVPQGCINETAKVHTMSRRQPSIFFGYDLPEYITPDDIISFMVKYKHAIVDVEIILNERCGNYAKVTVLTSSDTYAAMKYYSGKHWNKYNLTVTLKAWKEKVETKPPNKRHQEMAAYAAKDTPASMKSQTKSSHSISESHYTASNTRNLGHVKRESELQKQQKRLPYYEYYEDTGSYKSQHNKEYSIKLSGLKLDVKEKRIFELVKYFGYLIRPVRVARYPENGICYAYVDYSSRQSAIQAVQELDETEFGGSRIHVCHKGELAETHSCKDKLHTLSNSKLLHSDSPNSTDNNTTEMVCGATSHNKNKSQGFEENLADKSEDVRTYRPGIKNTHNCTEIPPYTFEPDTSEHKLNMSMPNFRLGTKHQLSSKSAINEQRLSTANQHLDVLCSTEPLSSGQKVANDSSFSSLAVSNIYPGISVQELEMHLKSYGSLAAPISIRYEGDSDTFSAVVHYVSVDDSVKAMSQLHGSSLNGYQLHVINRVNNISGAKMAKSDLITVKEYPPTVFGKPLQQVAVSRTDNKYTKLSKRKSSTTQLNAPVFPVVKSMSNSLQHYVQARLADKITELQQHGGDVEWSENSVIVTGIDQQVLDDFDKEILSSLDEFTSPSLTSNNWNKLTHVNEDDTSFISQLISDYSEVKIDLDCRNRSVSIMGPQVFVLEVRKKIFKEIYQELPLLEYKMFVLITCLPNLVNDIACKFGVTVTGFVEDSNCLRFLGEKIDIAYGYVMEQVALCKSREFPCNMDTSLAIVAINHFKKVGIAVVVCNTNGQRLLPILLSNRNANIDVFIVHSIYVDEINHAIDILETTPCKQALELPSADIMDVLQDSITEIQSMHSVYLQVSLSKIVIQGYAEKEVSTAFKRLQKEIDDSAITTVTLSFSKEELQFLRHIMFVKPTEKAKKLLSLLSKSLSIMVKDSPVSIGLTGPSKAVADGIKCISQELLNVFQVKAVSSRCHSRFLSQIDEFVRKPLEEEFRVAVYSFIVRKSERYTPTETVMIYTKVYSTDDDDFKEACEVISSLDPKSYFFPLTEDEFECIADEDADKDLPTIGNPYRVRIELRHNQVGVVLHALTKKDADDCYQSLKQHISSSLKLVDYIEITAAQLKFLQLHKTGLLKAHNIQVEKFVSSSPKLKLQGKKHNIRKVLKEIKETLNKIIINSHKCEHGKYLLMWKKCWEDIYTKISDDDDELFTELITSASGDTITYEIVVVGEDVQKVNDVISHAQTIDGSVKQCVISTDRTGIKIVKEGLKSGEIGLRKDMIYHCEVSNYDIVIVSPYCTQAEEAQNIIEAFIISGKNKLKIVKQFYEVKYSFSIKKMQLHWNEVQEIARSNKVLTIKLVTDPCGGIEVKGTEAAVKKAEPHFLKYIFSMEGDITCSELAVDYLSRPALRSPEFVQLCKELQSDLPVSLTVQFQPEVLSSASVPGCDITVEICEGSIALENSDVFINFTDENLTASEELKTVVAKCEPVSGRPVSVENAASSQCGQGENQKVIHVVLPKWIDGKSCEKSTIASAVNDSLTKVESFKATSVSLPFISCIDSDLPMDVLAKACLSAMYKFSKQSCSIKTVRVVLPVDMANSFQTELMSRSEQYTVTKPSCDHPALNNTQNTPKKTVSAWLWEDDNGKYRLYQAEYNRFLKQKYLTDTSCSMKIGKFYYIVDFKSMTQTNTKTNKVRKVKHVTNEHVWMFKNDQQTWQEFQGVESLIMEASYVTGTHFALKINGQSVKNNFPDMTQLNEVTCSKTEIKRIFNMSAVTCHETSTNKSRILIFGLPSDIKQAETKLQSAIKLLTSKKSITVQHRMIPTLNKHIKQIMQDYRVEIKSASSASSQAKYNITGYKECVQGAVTAIYQVLATTTTTSTPVQQSSSKPSEWEPQTDPIELKPVTEGSLEWNKILNRIKQTIPLVKLVSIERIQNEFLWEKYRQHKERMSYKGPERVNELELFHGSSSTAPEEIYKSEEGFDMRFSHQGMWGRGNYFAKDARYSYSYAYETESHGLDTIQGKVKQIFLAVVLTGDSYVSSPNKSLRLPPYKPTESSEKICYDTVNGVSAGSRIYITYSNDKAYPLYLISFCQSL